AAAACGAAATTGTTGACTGAATGAACTTAATTGTGTTAATAAAGTATGGTTAACACAACTATGATTTCTTTCCTTAAAATACAGCTGTGGTTTTAGTTTGCTACTAATTACTTATGTAATTAATTTAGTGCTAGAAAAGAAATAACTGGCTATGTTTTTAGCAGATGAATTGTATGTGGTGGTTTTACATTTAATATGTACTTTTTACTAAACTGTTATATCAATGTGGTTCTAGCTTTTGAGTTCTGCAATGCTAGTGGACATTGCTATTCATGTTTTTGTAGTTATTTTCTACAAAATCAGGGCACTTGCAATTTTGAATTGTATTTCATTAAGTAATTTTCTGTGTGAATCCAAAGATTAAcctttcctaattttttttaataaagatgCTCATCCATTTGGCATTACTTTCTCTATATAGGCTCTTGTTTAACATGATTGATTAATCTTTTGTCATGTTTGTAATGCTTGTCACTGGGGCATCTTCTGCTTACAAATTTTAATACAACTTTGCCTATGTTTTACTCTGAATACAGCTTCCATCTATTTATTTCCTTATTGCAGTTACCTAATACCTTGTTTTATttgcaaaatttaattataaCGTTCCTCTTACAAACTTGTATATAGTCGCCAtatttatgtttcaagaagaggTTATCAATTCCATGATGGCTTTTAAAATAGCATCCGAGACCCCGATCCCAAAGTTTTACTTTTTTATGGTAATGTTTAGGCTACAACTAGCAATCTAAAATATCTAACTTTGTTGAGTTCTTTTAGTTACTAGCATGCATCATTTTACTGGCACTTGAATTGCTGAAAATGGAAGCTGAGAGGTTTGGTTGTATGTCTTGTGTTTTGCATGAATTGAAGTGAAAATACCTATTAGACATCCAATTCATTCTAATAAGAGTGAAATCCATGGGGATGATTTTAAGTATGCTCTAGGATCTCTAATCTTTTTGCTGAATGGAGTTTTTTCAACTGCTAATACAAGATGAGTCTTCCTCAAGTGGAAACGTGCCTGCTAAGTTGATGTGACTCCAAGAAATTCATGTTTTGGGTTTTATGGATCGAGCAATGCGTGGCCATTGCCAGAACTTTCTTACAGAGTTACCACTCATTTCTCCATATCATCTTTGCATGTTTTACTTTTTATTCAATAAAAATTTGTTTAATAGTGATTTATTGTACTATTTATACACTTTCCTCCTTTCTGGTTTACTTCTACTGTCTATTTTCTTCATTCTCAGTCTCAATCAAACCTTTTCCATTAATTTGGAGAATGTTATGTTGTTTGTGCCAAAGAACATTTTTCTAAATATGCTTTTGTGATTGGAACCAGTGCTTTGAAGGAAGAGAAATATGCTGCTCGTAGAGCATTAGTGCCAGTGCTTCAAGCTGAAGAAgatgaacggtaaataaaatatCATTGCTACTAACTTCATTCTAAATTTCTGATGTACATTTCACCTTTTCCATAAACAGTAAACCACTAGTAATATAAGCTTATTTATGGAAGATAATATTCATGTGGTCACTCTTAAATAGTTGGGATAAACATGATGGGATAAAGACAGTGATGATTATGCATCCACTACCTTCCCTTTAATGTTTTTCTCAAGCATTGTACACTTCCTTGTAGGTTTGTCAAGGAATGGAAGAAATATTTAGAAGAGGAAGCTAGGATCATGAAAGATGTTCCTGGATGGAAGGTAGGAGAGAGTGTCTACAACTCAGGAAAGTGGATGCCTCCAGCAACCAGTGAGCTGCGACCAGATGTATGGTGATATAGTCAGAATCCTCCGAATTTGGGGCATTCAGCACTATGAACATTGATCTTCACCTTCTGCTATTTGAATCGTGTAGTGATGAAAAGTCACCTAATTTTGTGTTTTGGCTATAACATTTGCTGGTCATAATCCTACAATCCTTTTGGAATTAAACATCTTGGTTTACAAACCAAGTGAATAAGATTTCAGGGTTCATAAACTTAACTAAGTGAACCTTTGCTTGTTCAAGTGTTAGCTGATGATGAATCATGAGATGATGCAAATTATAATTTCAGGGCTTTTTTTCTCTTTAGAAAATATTGTAGTTTTACAGAAACCTTCAAAGTTCTCTGTAGATTGATAAGATGCGgttctttttataatttttattttttttaagttgatattaGGTATTTCGTATATTTTTTAGTTGGTATTTTCTAAATTCTGGAGGGGATCCGTCTAGTCTTACAAAAATATTTCATTaatcattaaaataaattatagcaCTTATGGATCCATCAGCCTactatttttaagataaaatttatctattaatttgtTAAAATTGTAACTCTATCTTTAATAAGAAATTAGGAAGATCTTTTACCACTAGCCCCGAGAGCAATGAGATGATGTTGTAGTTTGAAAATGATATAATAATGATATATATTTATATCAATTTATttcaacttttattttttttcaaaggaATAAAACTAAATCTACTTTTTAACTCTTTGTCATGCAAAACCTAATAAACCCACATGCCATCGTCACCTATTTAAGTTGAGGTTTATCTCTTCTTATCTAAAGACAAACTATATTCATTCCATTGCTATGTAATTATATTCCCTCGTGCCATTTTTTTTtccaacttttctttttggaTGAGGACTTGTTTGTTCATAAAACTTTTTAGGGTTTACATTCTTTCAGTCATGTGTCAATTTTTTAGCAGCCCTAAACAATTGATTAATCATAAACTATTTATATTATGATGGTTAAAAGAGCCTCTAATCCACTCATCTCATAAAACTACAATATTTTTGGATCCTCTAAATCTTTGCTTTAGAGAGAAGAGCCTTTTCAGTTACTTTAGCTAAATTCATCTATACTTTCAAAAGTTGATATGATTAATAAGCGCAACCTAATAGCTTTTCTATGTGTGAAAACATATAGTATAGCAGGAATCATTGATCATGCATTAGAATCATGTGCCTAAAACAAAATGCGGGATCACGATCGAGTTTAGGGTTTATGAGTCTAAGGATGCAATCCGTAAAAGGAACTAGTATTTTTTGAACAAAATGACGCATCAAAGTGGAAGTGAAACACCGAATCTAATGAGTGGATCAGAAGAGCATAAGTTTGAGATTTAGCATACTTAATTAGGTATTGTCCATTAATTTTTGTGGATATAGGCTTGAAATGTGATTGATTGGGATTATTAACACATGAACTTCATGTTTGAAACGCAATAATTAATTTAGTAAATATTGTGATTGTTTTAGTATGATACATTAACTTTAGTTAGTGTATGTTTGCTTGTATATTTAGGGTCATGTGCTAATAGTTGTTGATCCAAGATTGAGATCATGTGCCACATATCATAATTTTTTAAGATAATGAGTGTCCTAGATACGATTCATTGTGTTGATGTGTGTTTATTTGAAACACATGATCTTTGGTTCGCGATGAAATCATGTGTTAATACCATAATTTTGACGAGTTATTGTTCATTTTGACCAACATAAGAAGAAAATGATAAACAACAAAATGGATGAAGAAAAATTCTCTCTAGTTAATAAGTAACTCGTTACAAGCTCAAAAAAGTGCTTTAAACACAACATTTAGTATAAACTTGTATATGACCAATGACTATTGTTTCAAATGGTTACATACAAAATGTTAGCTAGCATGATCTCGTGCAATCTTCCTTTCTCACTCATGCCGTCTTAAGATAATCGATTCCTAACCTTGCTATCGCAAAAGATCTGACTGAATTATAGGTTAATGTTTTTCAGATTTCCGGCAATTCCTCAAAGTCCCCTGCCTCCATGAACACCTGCATCCAAAAATCTATTCCATCTTCTTTGCCACTGAATGAACAAAATGATGCCAAGGAATCATCCCAAGAGGTGTCATAGTCGGCGAAGAATGCATCTGACCACATATTATCATCGATATCGGAAAGCTCATACGGAGTAACGATAGCTTCTTTGATATCTTCATTGCTAGTTTCACACATCTTGTTAGAGGAATTGGTGCAAGGGTTGGTCAAGGTCTCACTCAAGGACTGACTTGGGGACGGAGGGCCGTGGCTCGGGCAATCCAACTTTGGCTTCCTCGTTGCTTTGCGGTCGATGGCCTTAGCCTTTGAGCCAAATTTGGGTGTGTCAATTTGGCACTTTCGCGGAGAATCCTGCACTGTTTGGGTCGGTTTGATTCGCTTCTTCAAGTGAGTGTGCCATACATTcttgatctcgttgtcggttcgACCGGGTAGCTTAGATGCTATTTCTGACCACCTGACAACAAAACAACAGAATTTCATACTCATAGTACCTgatcaaatccaagaaagaatcTTTAGGATGCTTTCACTGTCATACTACTCTACTTCAAACTGTTTGATCAAAACTTCATCACAAAACACCAATATATCACATTCACCTTCAACTTTCTAGAACTTCTTTTGTTTGCCAAGCAATATTTGTCCTACTAATTgaggtcggctatatgaatcttATCCTACATAGAACATCAACTAGAACTCGAACCCTATATTTATCGAAAACATTGAACTAAACCTCACCTATTGCCGAGAGTCTCATGCAAGTTTATTATGGTCTCTTCTTCCTCCATGGTATAGTTGCCTCTCTTAATGCCCGGTCGGAGATAATTAGTCCACCGAAGCCGGCAACTCTTCCCGCACCTCAACAATCCTGAAGTCAATCATATATCATCAAAccaactgaaactgaaatgctttcATGCCAGAAAATGCATTAGCTTCAGATTCAGAACCAATTTGAGTTTAGCAAACAAACTGAAACTAAAATGTTTTCTTTTGTTAATCTCAGAGACATAAGAACAAGCAAACAGAAGGCATATAAAAGAACAAGTACCAGCTTGTTTAGGCAGAGCTCTCCAGTTCTCATGGCCATGCTTCTCTACGTAAGAAATCAGCAGCCGGTCTTCCTCCGTCGTCCACGGTCCCTTCTTCAAGCCCATGTTTGAGCAACAAGGAGCTCTCACCATGATGCAGGTCGCAGGAAACAACAAACAAGCCGTTCCTTACTGCAAATTTCAATAACAGAGAAGGGATATCCtgtgtatatatatacataaacGGCAGAAGCAAGTTCGAGGAAGGACAGATTGTTGGTACTCTGATCTccgtcattttaaaaaatattgtgaAGCCTTTGGATTGGTCGTGTGCATGGCTTGAGTGGAGAATTGTAGATTGGTCAAGACGGCATTGAGGTCACTCCATTGACAAGGAGCCTTTGGTTTGTAGTAGTGGAGAATGACTGCAGCGTGGGAAGGAGGAGAGGAGGTTGAGGTGTGTTTCAGAGGAAATTTGCAGGGAATTTAACAGAGATTTCTTTGAGGGGaatatttattttgtttatttttttatatatatagttggtcataaaaaataatttagaatatTATTTCTTTTATACAATTGTTTcataattcattttttttttactttatttccTCTTTGGAAATGTCAAATGTACATACTTAATCTTTATTGTTAAAGGTAAAGCATCTCTTTTTGAAAGATTAAGATCCTTGCTTAATTAGTTAAACAAAAAGTTAATTAACCCTTTTGAATTATCTATGCTTAATTAGTCCTTCTAATGTAAAAAGGTTACATCTAGTTCTAGTTCAAAGATAAAAAGAGAAAGTGAAATGATTGTGACTTTTTGAAAATCCATGCTTGATTAGTCATTCTTGGACCAATACACCCTACTTTTGGaccaatttcaaattaaaatatcAAGATTTATAAGTAGGAAGTTAACTTTTGGATTGTCCATGAATAACAATTTTGGCCGTTAGAAATTacattgtattttaatttttttaattgtctAGCTTACATCAATTAATTATGAGACTCATTGATTCgacttcattaaaaaaaattttatcgaccaccaaaataaatcaaaaaacgTAAAGAATGAGCCatcatctattaaaaaaaatttattcgtTAATGTACTAAGGCAACCTAATCTTTCACTCAAAGCAACATCCCTAGTGATATGCTAGATATCTATATTTATGGTCTTATCATATTCTTTAGTGTTTTTAGAAACTAAAATGATATCTGATTGGGCCTCTACTGGGCTGATCTAGGCCCAGACTCAGCCCATCTCGCTATTTAAGTTgaacttaataattaattttaaaaactattatcaTTCCAGTGACAGCTAGACTCAGACTCCAGGCATTAATCCACCAACCATCAACAAAccctataaatatatttttggtaATTAATATTCACATTTTCTTGAATAAAATATGTGCTTTAAAAATAGTGCCGACAGCTGGATAGTGTGATAATACAAAGGCCACCTCTTATCTTATTTTCGTTAAATATTTGAAAAGATCttctattaaaaaatatttataatttattttaatttatcaaaattattttaattataattatttttatccaAATTGTTATATACTGTATTAGTTTTAGCAAAAAAAATGTAATCAATGTTATTTAACTAAAACCAGATTTACTAAATTaaaggattatttttctaaacaaaattattattattattattattattattattattattatattagaataaaaatatttagagATAAAAAATAGTATGGCggccttttaaatattttttaaataataatatttgtGGTTGAAATATTGTTAGATCTAGTGTTTTAATCTTTCTCTATCTAATTATGAAACTTGTCTTTATCATTAGGTCACCAAATTGAATTAACCAAATTATTATTTTgctctattttttaaaataaaattttgaaaatgcaaCGCTAAAATACATCGAATTATTTATTACATTTCCCtatatattaatttaatatattatatataatttgatttaatttggttTTATTTTCTCCTAAATTCTCCATTTTTTAAGTGGAAAATGTgacaaaaaaattaaggaaggatTAATTAAGAACAAAATTAATGAGGGGGAATCGCAGTCGGAAACCGGCAGTTGCCGGTCAACGTCTCTCTGTCTCTCTCCTGGAATTATTTCGTACCTTTATTTATTCCATTGTTTTTCTCTCCGTTTCGCTTCGTTCCTTTCTCTCCGACCATCTCGTTCCCGAACGCAGAACGGGAGAAA
This window of the Zingiber officinale cultivar Zhangliang chromosome 3B, Zo_v1.1, whole genome shotgun sequence genome carries:
- the LOC121967409 gene encoding transcription factor MYB30-like; this translates as MVRAPCCSNMGLKKGPWTTEEDRLLISYVEKHGHENWRALPKQAGLLRCGKSCRLRWTNYLRPGIKRGNYTMEEEETIINLHETLGNRWSEIASKLPGRTDNEIKNVWHTHLKKRIKPTQTVQDSPRKCQIDTPKFGSKAKAIDRKATRKPKLDCPSHGPPSPSQSLSETLTNPCTNSSNKMCETSNEDIKEAIVTPYELSDIDDNMWSDAFFADYDTSWDDSLASFCSFSGKEDGIDFWMQVFMEAGDFEELPEI
- the LOC121967408 gene encoding NADH dehydrogenase [ubiquinone] 1 alpha subcomplex subunit 13-B-like; protein product: MTEAQVRKKPGMTSVREMPLLQDGPPPGGFAPVRYARRIPSKGPSAAAIVIAAFGVISWGFYQVGQGNKIRRALKEEKYAARRALVPVLQAEEDERFVKEWKKYLEEEARIMKDVPGWKVGESVYNSGKWMPPATSELRPDVW